The Syngnathus acus chromosome 12, fSynAcu1.2, whole genome shotgun sequence genome contains the following window.
TTGGACTGATTTGTTAGCACACAAGTGGTGGGATTCGGAAAAGAAGTTCTAGCAAATGGAACTTACTGGTGTCTGGCCTGGTTCCGTGAGTTGGAATAACAAGAAGGACAAGATGTCATGGTCATCTGGTGCAGAAACAATGtaatgagggaaaaaaaacaaaaacatgattattaaataaaatggtgGCATTAAAACAGGACGGTATCAAATTCTAAACAATGACACTCATGTTACGCGGAATAAGTATTGCTAGAATGAATTTCGTAGCGCTCTTAAACAATATGAACGCTAATTAGAAGCCCTAATTGACTGAGGCTTCATTTGAAAACCTAACACTTGTTTGAAAACACTAGGTTTAGGTCAAGCCTCTGCCCTTGTTTGAAGCCCTAACACAGTAATTAGAGACTAACCCTGGCATGAAACTGTCCTTTTAAACGCCAACCTTGACTCACAAGCCTAATTTGAAAGCTTTTGCTCCACCATCGAATTACCTGCTAATCCTCCAGTGGCAGCTGAGACACCGAAGAAGCCCTCGGGTGGAATGATCATATCTTCCACCTTGGTGCAGAGCTCAAAGTCGTTTGCGTCGGGAGTGAATCCATTGTTGATCATAACCTGCCAAGCAACGTCGGATTGGCGTTAGAGGAAGTGGACGTGACCAACAAGCCAAAATTGCACTGGTGCGTACCGTCAGCGTCTTTTTGTAGTACGTCACTTTGGCTCTGACGGGATAGGGTTTGTTACGGAAGTCTCGCAAACACGTGCCCAACGCTTGTGTGCTGCCGTCACTGCCAACAAAATCAGACAAGGATTTTTGTTAGTCGTGGCCTGGCCTGGTCCTTATTGTAGATGCAGCATCTAAAAATGGGAGGATCATAAAGCATCAACAGCATACTTTTAGCATGGTACATAAAAAACTAGATTCACTTGTTAAATTATGAACACAAAGAAAGCGCCGTCACATTTCGTTCATCAATAGCTAGCATCCAACCATAAATAACACCGTTTTATTTCCTGTACATGTGACCTGTTTTGATTAAATACTgtacgtgaaaaaaaatagtacggattccaagaaaaatgaaaaaaagtgatttcaaGATTTCACTGGTCTGCGGGAGATTACGGAAAGATAGGGGATTATTTACTTTCAAGCAAATATAATCATATTTCCTAATCTTCTTTAAAGTTgctcaaatgtgaaaaatgtgaGGTGGCAAAGGACGGGCTTACTTACTGTTTGTGGTCATAAACAAGTTTGCCGTTGTTTCCAACTACGACGATAACCGGGTTGTTTTTCTGGAGGGCACACAAAACATGCTCATCTTgaacaaatgcacacacaaacctgTAACCTAAACATGGTCAAGCCTGACCTTCTGACTATTTGTTCCGTCACGACGGCGAGATAAGCAAACAATGTAAATCATTAAATTAATCAAATCACGGTAATGATGTTAGGGAATTAATATTTGATAATTGTGGGAAGTAAAATTGGATTATGGGCAATATCAATCAACCTTTGTCCTGTTATTATACATGTTGCCTTTATTTTACAACTCAGACGCAAAAAAGGAACGAATCTGTGGACTTGACACTGACCTTTCCGTCATTGTCGAAGGAGTCAAAGAAAATCCCGACTCCGTTCCACCTGTCAGCGGCGCCGTAGACGGGCCCCTGCAGGCCTTGCTCTGAGGTGAACCAGATGGCCTGTCGATACAAAATGAGACAAACTTCAAGTGTTTGGCTGAGACAAATGCAACAATTATGTTTTTATCATGGGAAcacaattgtaaaaaaaacaaaatatcacaATTTTGCCCCAGATAAAGAAAGATACACTTTTGGCCAATATTGAGGTCTTGCATACTGATATAAACACCATTTCAACACAATCagagtaaaaacaaatatccaGTGAAATATCTCAAGAATTTCTGGACCCCCCCAGCCAACAAAATCAATGATTGACCATAAATCAGCAATTACTGCAGGTACCTACACGCTACACTTATTATCAACTCCTTAGGCCAGATGATGTATTCTAATTTCTCACACAACCTGTAAGGCAACCACAGAAGAAGCAGCTGCTGCCTTTGGGCTAGTTGAACACGCCGCTCCTATCTTTGCTTGAATTAGCTAAACATTATCACAACTTGCTTTATGCTGCTATTGGAAGAAGAGACTTGTTCTCTTTAATTCAAGATAAAGCTCCACCTTTGTGAGTGCACAGTCTTTTCTGGAATCGAATGAATGAACAAACGAACCAACGTCATTTTATTCGTAGCGATAGGCGAGTACTGATAAGTATCGGTTCGGATAACAGCGCCAACGTAGTTActatttgttttcactttccgcttaaaataaatatttcttcaTTAATTTGCACTGTTGGCGTGCCGTTTCATTAGATTAACATTAACAAAGATAAatagtaacaaaaaaaaggaagagagACAAACCAATGGGCAGCGTAGATGCTAGttggtgaaaataaaaatgagcaaaCATAGTCAAGGAGGacatgagaataaagtcaatgTTCCCTAGTAAGGGATCCAATTTCTCTATAAAAGTGCCCCTGTGAGCTTTGACTCTATTAGCTTTTTCTTACCAAGCCGTCCGCTCCCATCCGTCCTCTTCCGGACACCCGGAATGTCACCTCGGCCTCCCAATTTTCGAAGGACGCCTTGTTCTTGCACCATAAAGACCCCCGCTGACTCTTGAGGGATGGCGCGATACGCACCTGGTCCTCACTGGGGATGGCATCTGCCGGAGAGATGAGAGCGATACACTTTTAAGCACATTTTACAATTGCATGAGGTTCCTCATGCCTTTCTTCATGACATGTCACAGCGCGCTGAAATGATCCAGACAAGTAAAGGCAATATTGGATGGAGGGACTTTTTGTCATAGGTGATATTGGGCAAGACCCCTTTTTGTGACTGGCTCAAGTCAGCACTTTGATCATTCAGCAGCGTCAAAATTACATCACTAAATAGTAAGTCGCAATAGTCTTTGTTGTTTAGACAAGCAGCAAAGACAGGGCTCCTTTAGCAATGCTGGTTTATACTTGCCTATAAGAAGCACTATTTAAAGACACAAACCCCTTATGTTGGGAAAATAACGTGACACATGCCTAATTAATCAATTTGCATATGCACATATCCATAATTTCTTCGACATAATGTCTTGCTTTTATTATGCCTTGTTGTATTCAGCTGTCTGCAGCCAAATCGGAATTGCAAATGGGGATGTGTTCTTGGCtgaataaatattataaatatttaattaaaaaaacacggCACCTTATGACACCGTTGCCCTTTTCCTGTACTGACATCAGACGGTACGTTATCAGTATTTTATGAATGGAGGCTGCACAGTGCAGAAGTCCACTATCAGCTGCATGACACGCCAATCCAAAGGGTCGCGTTAAGCTAGTGACGCAATTGATCAGGTATTCAACTTTAGAGTTGAATGTCTTCGTCCTTTAACTCATTCAATGGCATTGACAATTAcccaaaacatgcatattAAATGGGAAGGTTTAAAGGGGTCAATGTTGACGTTAGCACCGCTAGCTCAGAGCCCTTACAAGCCGCTGTGAGTTTTGCATGCCCGGAAAGTAAGTGCATGACATCTGCACTTACCGCCCATGTGGATCCAGAAGGGGATCCTGCCATCCGGCTGGACCAGATGTGGCCCCTTAAAACTGTACTTGTACTCAAAGCGGCGGTGAGGAGCCGCATCCGCCGGGTCCGGTGTCTTCGCGACAGCGTCCGTCACCGCGTCGGTGTCGGTGATCGTCACTTGGGCGACACTGCTGTGACACAGCAACCCTGCGAGAAGCGCGACGAAC
Protein-coding sequences here:
- the lman1 gene encoding protein ERGIC-53, with translation MAVPGAATQRRRRTSISATGRMFVALLAGLLCHSSVAQVTITDTDAVTDAVAKTPDPADAAPHRRFEYKYSFKGPHLVQPDGRIPFWIHMGDAIPSEDQVRIAPSLKSQRGSLWCKNKASFENWEAEVTFRVSGRGRMGADGLAIWFTSEQGLQGPVYGAADRWNGVGIFFDSFDNDGKKNNPVIVVVGNNGKLVYDHKHDGSTQALGTCLRDFRNKPYPVRAKVTYYKKTLTVMINNGFTPDANDFELCTKVEDMIIPPEGFFGVSAATGGLADDHDILSFLLFQLTEPGQTPPLPEAEIPKEDKDKYQEEFHNFQQELDKKKEEFQKEHPDVQGEPIEELYESVNDREIRQVFEGQNRIHLEIKQLNRQLAMILDEQRRYVTIVTDEISKRGSNTGSGQLDVANQQLGTIASSQQDLLRNLNEFRNAFYESLKQIGSAQQQHQQQGGGVATYESIQHFNDIKEHLHSVRRDLEHLVQRGAQNPGEKVQKCPELPPLPSCLSTVHFVIFIVVQSVLFLCYIMYKSQQEAAAKKFF